One window of the Mycobacterium haemophilum DSM 44634 genome contains the following:
- a CDS encoding polyprenyl synthetase family protein, whose amino-acid sequence MGSPVGVPAGVNLGDPQFAASVHDGVTRIEELISSELSQDDQIIRDAAPHYFETDGTPFRPLFTVLAAQLGPDPDAWQVTVAGAAIEMMHRAMLHHNDVAETATVRGGTSSANTRWNNNIAILAGDYRFATASQLGSRLGPRGFLLIAETFAELVTGHMRETRGTADHVDPMDHYLQCVREKTGSLVAASAQLGVTFSGASDEVANCLSRIGRLVGTACHISDDIVAIASNSDQPSGLTATDVGAGRPAPPMRKSLGNPNNSIAEVFALLRTAAGLVKAKEIVGTYAAQARDELACLPDCAARRALLALVNSTVSRHD is encoded by the coding sequence GTGGGCTCACCAGTGGGGGTGCCCGCGGGGGTTAACCTTGGTGACCCACAATTCGCCGCAAGTGTCCACGATGGCGTAACCCGAATCGAAGAGCTAATCAGCAGCGAGCTCTCCCAAGACGACCAGATAATCCGCGACGCGGCACCGCATTATTTCGAAACCGACGGCACACCATTCCGGCCCCTTTTCACGGTGCTTGCGGCACAACTTGGCCCGGATCCCGATGCGTGGCAAGTCACGGTCGCGGGGGCGGCCATCGAAATGATGCACCGGGCGATGCTTCATCACAACGACGTCGCGGAAACGGCGACGGTGCGCGGTGGAACATCCAGCGCGAACACCCGCTGGAATAACAACATCGCAATCCTCGCGGGTGACTACCGGTTTGCGACGGCCTCGCAGCTAGGCTCGCGGCTGGGCCCGCGGGGGTTTCTCCTGATCGCCGAGACATTCGCCGAGCTGGTCACCGGGCACATGCGCGAGACCCGCGGAACAGCCGACCATGTTGATCCGATGGACCACTACCTGCAGTGCGTGCGCGAGAAGACCGGATCGCTGGTCGCGGCCTCCGCGCAGTTGGGAGTAACCTTTTCCGGCGCAAGTGACGAGGTGGCCAATTGTCTGTCGCGGATAGGCCGCCTGGTCGGCACCGCCTGTCATATCTCCGACGACATTGTCGCCATCGCCAGCAACTCCGACCAACCCAGCGGGTTAACGGCCACCGACGTAGGCGCAGGTCGCCCAGCGCCGCCCATGCGCAAGTCGCTGGGCAACCCCAACAACAGCATCGCCGAAGTCTTTGCATTGCTGCGAACCGCAGCGGGATTGGTTAAGGCGAAGGAAATCGTCGGCACCTACGCAGCACAAGCGCGCGACGAGCTTGCCTGCCTACCTGACTGCGCGGCTCGCCGGGCACTGTTGGCACTGGTCAATTCCACGGTCTCCCGCCACGACTAG
- a CDS encoding PPE family protein, with translation MPNFNALPPEINVSNIRGPGSKPIRIAAATWASLADELRSEAEQWRNQVIETEDLFKGGAAGNFIAAAGRYYTWLYKHAYTASVTAEYLNQAASAYETTVNLMVPTASIVANRAAALTMKTTNLLGQFTTKIMELDRAYQEMWAQNAEAMNIYQFVAFDIMRLVEEAKIMPVPVVISNPFGGFDDGENIIIKSLRRL, from the coding sequence GTGCCAAATTTTAACGCATTACCACCCGAGATCAACGTTAGTAATATTCGCGGTCCGGGTTCTAAGCCGATACGGATCGCTGCAGCAACATGGGCCAGTCTGGCGGACGAGTTGCGTTCTGAGGCAGAGCAGTGGCGAAATCAAGTTATCGAGACGGAAGACTTGTTTAAAGGTGGGGCAGCGGGCAATTTTATAGCAGCGGCAGGACGGTACTATACCTGGCTGTATAAACACGCCTATACGGCCAGTGTGACCGCAGAGTATCTCAATCAAGCGGCGTCGGCCTACGAAACGACGGTCAACTTGATGGTGCCGACAGCTTCGATAGTGGCGAATCGCGCGGCTGCCTTAACCATGAAAACAACCAACCTTTTGGGGCAATTCACCACCAAAATCATGGAGCTGGACCGGGCGTACCAAGAGATGTGGGCCCAGAATGCGGAAGCGATGAATATCTATCAGTTTGTTGCCTTCGATATTATGAGGCTGGTTGAAGAAGCAAAGATTATGCCGGTGCCGGTGGTGATCTCCAACCCTTTCGGCGGCTTTGATGACGGTGAAAATATAATAATAAAATCCCTTCGACGGCTTTGA
- a CDS encoding UbiA prenyltransferase family protein — translation MKRFLALSRTTHGVLDLATPAFCAGLALGSFPPWRVILLSVFTGFAAYTAIYALNDLVGKAVDEEKFAGGINAGYSVEASELRYPLARQALSYRSGILWFALWFVAALIGSYFLNPVIVVILIAAAILEAVYVLLLKVTYWRTVVSGLVKSSGPVCAIFVVERNPSAALVLLVLAWVFCWEIGGQNVPADWNDTVEDGRVKAKTIPLELGTHTAGNIVLLALGATVLTSLFMPFVSPLNLGIPYLLASAAAGVYLLLIPAWQLRRSGEGRRAAKLFDSASYYPLAQLLIIITFVLIK, via the coding sequence ATGAAACGTTTCTTGGCCCTTTCCCGGACCACTCATGGCGTTCTGGATCTCGCCACTCCCGCATTTTGCGCCGGGCTTGCGCTGGGGAGCTTCCCTCCGTGGCGGGTCATTCTGCTTTCGGTCTTCACGGGCTTTGCCGCATATACAGCGATTTACGCATTGAATGACCTAGTTGGCAAAGCCGTAGATGAGGAGAAATTTGCAGGCGGCATCAATGCAGGTTATTCCGTCGAGGCTTCGGAGCTGCGCTATCCGTTAGCGCGGCAGGCGCTGAGTTATCGAAGTGGAATCCTGTGGTTTGCGCTGTGGTTTGTTGCTGCTCTCATCGGCTCCTATTTCCTTAACCCTGTCATTGTGGTGATCCTTATAGCAGCGGCCATTTTGGAAGCTGTCTATGTGCTTCTACTCAAAGTCACTTACTGGAGAACCGTCGTCAGTGGCTTGGTCAAATCCAGCGGGCCTGTTTGCGCCATCTTCGTTGTAGAACGTAACCCCTCTGCTGCCTTGGTCTTATTGGTGCTGGCCTGGGTCTTCTGCTGGGAGATCGGCGGACAAAACGTACCGGCCGACTGGAACGACACCGTGGAAGACGGACGTGTCAAGGCCAAGACCATTCCTCTAGAACTTGGCACGCACACAGCGGGTAACATCGTCCTGCTCGCATTGGGAGCCACAGTCCTCACCAGCCTATTCATGCCATTCGTTTCCCCGCTCAATCTCGGTATCCCGTACCTGTTGGCAAGCGCCGCGGCCGGTGTCTATTTGCTTCTCATACCGGCTTGGCAACTCCGCCGTAGTGGCGAGGGGAGACGAGCCGCGAAACTGTTCGACAGTGCAAGTTATTATCCGCTGGCTCAATTGCTCATCATCATAACTTTCGTTCTGATTAAGTAG
- a CDS encoding sedoheptulose 7-phosphate cyclase, which translates to MTDILSTRRVKYASVIEYEVVNAPNLFVPESTALLSSGKVKNGCRFVVVDENVDRHYGDEMRSYFTRHGIKAKIVVFPGGEENKTAEYYFSIVRELDAFPIHRRDEPIIAIGGGVLTDVVAFVASTYRRGVPHIKVPTTLMGYVDGSVGIKNGINFNGNKNRLGAFQPPQKVLLDKSFLRTLPRRHILNGVCEIIKLAVIADAGLFHLLEAHGPESVDVHLQNDEGCEILDRAVAGMLAELEPNLYEVDLDRKMDFGHTFSYGLETHHASDLLHGEAVLLDVLLSVLIARSRNLLADEETSRIFDLVEKLTVGLDMSLLEPHLLWGSLQERVYHRNGLQRVPMPQGIGSCIFLNDISYDEISNATKALEDWMVLG; encoded by the coding sequence ATGACCGATATCCTGTCCACTAGGCGCGTCAAGTACGCGTCCGTAATCGAATACGAAGTTGTCAACGCGCCGAACCTCTTCGTTCCGGAAAGTACGGCTTTGCTATCGTCGGGGAAGGTCAAAAATGGTTGTCGCTTCGTGGTCGTTGATGAAAACGTGGATCGGCACTATGGCGATGAAATGCGAAGTTATTTCACTCGACATGGGATCAAGGCTAAGATCGTTGTATTCCCCGGTGGCGAAGAGAATAAGACTGCTGAATATTATTTCTCGATTGTTCGCGAACTAGATGCCTTCCCCATCCATCGCCGGGACGAACCGATCATCGCCATTGGCGGCGGCGTATTGACCGATGTGGTCGCTTTCGTGGCAAGCACCTATCGGCGCGGCGTGCCGCATATTAAAGTGCCTACCACATTGATGGGGTATGTCGATGGATCCGTAGGCATCAAGAACGGCATCAACTTCAATGGAAACAAGAACCGCCTCGGCGCCTTCCAGCCTCCACAAAAAGTGCTGCTCGATAAATCCTTCCTGCGTACGCTGCCGCGTCGTCACATCCTGAATGGTGTCTGCGAGATTATCAAGTTGGCGGTGATCGCAGATGCGGGTTTATTCCATTTATTGGAAGCCCACGGACCTGAAAGTGTCGACGTTCATCTGCAAAACGATGAAGGCTGTGAGATCCTGGACCGTGCGGTCGCAGGGATGCTTGCGGAACTAGAGCCCAATCTCTACGAGGTAGACCTCGACCGCAAAATGGATTTCGGTCATACCTTTAGTTACGGATTGGAAACCCACCACGCATCGGACCTTTTACATGGTGAGGCGGTGTTGCTCGACGTCCTCCTTTCGGTCTTGATCGCCCGCTCACGGAATCTGCTAGCCGATGAGGAAACGAGCCGGATTTTCGACCTGGTTGAAAAACTCACTGTCGGGTTGGATATGTCACTCTTGGAGCCGCATCTGCTCTGGGGCTCGTTACAGGAGCGCGTCTATCACCGTAACGGGTTGCAACGCGTACCCATGCCGCAAGGAATCGGAAGCTGTATCTTCCTGAACGATATTTCGTATGACGAAATATCGAACGCGACTAAAGCACTTGAGGATTGGATGGTCCTTGGATGA
- a CDS encoding S-ribosylhomocysteine lyase, with the protein MIDLEQLGWEAETVGELDHRLLKAPHVKLRSANEGPKGDVVYCVDLRINQPNVEFLSSTEMHSLEHFLLYGFLKYLPRNFLSVGLMGCQTGFYLVLHNEGNVETICNTYEAILNDVLVASEVPYANIQQCGNAENHSVELAQAVAKKVLDARANWRRVV; encoded by the coding sequence ATGATTGACCTGGAGCAGCTCGGCTGGGAGGCCGAGACGGTTGGCGAACTCGATCACCGATTATTGAAGGCGCCGCATGTCAAACTACGCTCCGCAAATGAGGGACCCAAAGGGGACGTAGTCTATTGTGTCGACCTGCGTATCAATCAACCGAATGTCGAATTTCTATCGTCAACGGAAATGCATTCCCTCGAGCATTTCCTGCTCTATGGCTTTCTCAAATACTTACCACGGAATTTTCTATCTGTAGGCTTGATGGGATGCCAAACTGGCTTTTATCTGGTCCTTCATAACGAAGGCAATGTCGAAACGATCTGCAACACCTATGAAGCCATCCTCAACGATGTACTGGTGGCTAGTGAAGTGCCCTACGCCAACATCCAGCAGTGTGGCAACGCCGAAAATCACAGTGTGGAACTTGCCCAAGCCGTCGCCAAAAAGGTGCTGGATGCGCGAGCTAACTGGCGGCGGGTGGTATGA
- a CDS encoding sugar phosphate isomerase/epimerase family protein — protein sequence MIELSYSTFGLTNIDFLDSITEVDKSGYPGIELAFHRDHFNPFNLTDEYVGEIKKRLSSVQTKAACVATASHFFSPSRPHEPSLMSPDLAGRKRRIDLIRRGIDLARKLDVPLVTFGSGFIRDEHVMNPSANPRELLVDSIHQCLASVHDGEDITLLIEPEPGMFIETIEQGLSLINEVNSPKFQLHVDMCHLYCSDKDYVGALAKVAPYTRFLHVSDAQRGYNLKILKPTDDMKLDLDFANYLVYFPEFADYLLVDADRPIYFCDQAPSKAQEKRLQDLLDSVNITKKLTLVNYGKLDASASPHDDEIFTYLISVPGLSYDVLERARPIILYLRTTRDTQGKLLMDKMVANTLTGIAHFHEVPGEGTMDFASGFKALTDNGFSGYASVELYHHVASWEKAMNDSFKHLSQFL from the coding sequence ATGATTGAACTCAGCTACAGTACCTTCGGGTTAACCAACATTGACTTCCTGGATTCCATTACCGAAGTAGACAAGTCCGGATACCCCGGAATCGAGCTAGCTTTTCACCGAGACCACTTCAACCCGTTCAACCTGACCGATGAATACGTTGGCGAGATCAAGAAGCGACTGTCCTCCGTGCAGACCAAAGCCGCTTGCGTGGCAACGGCTTCCCATTTCTTCAGCCCGTCCCGTCCCCACGAACCATCCCTGATGAGTCCCGATCTGGCGGGCCGGAAACGCCGCATTGACCTGATCCGCCGCGGCATCGACCTCGCTCGCAAGCTGGATGTTCCTCTGGTGACTTTTGGAAGCGGATTTATCCGCGACGAGCATGTGATGAATCCGTCGGCCAACCCGCGTGAACTGCTGGTAGACAGCATCCATCAATGCCTGGCGAGTGTGCACGACGGTGAAGACATCACCCTGTTGATCGAACCGGAACCGGGCATGTTCATCGAAACGATAGAACAGGGACTGAGCCTGATCAATGAAGTGAATTCACCCAAATTTCAATTGCATGTGGATATGTGTCACTTGTATTGCTCAGATAAGGATTATGTCGGCGCGTTGGCAAAGGTCGCGCCCTATACCCGCTTCCTTCATGTGTCCGACGCGCAGCGTGGTTATAACCTGAAGATCCTGAAACCGACGGATGATATGAAGCTCGATCTCGATTTCGCCAACTACCTGGTCTACTTTCCTGAATTTGCGGATTATCTTCTCGTGGATGCCGACCGTCCGATATATTTTTGCGATCAAGCACCGTCGAAAGCGCAGGAAAAACGGCTTCAAGATCTCTTAGACTCTGTGAACATTACGAAGAAACTCACTCTGGTGAACTATGGAAAACTCGATGCAAGCGCCTCGCCGCATGACGATGAGATTTTTACGTACCTCATTTCCGTTCCTGGGCTGAGCTACGACGTACTCGAAAGGGCGCGACCGATCATCCTTTACTTACGGACCACAAGGGACACACAGGGCAAGTTGTTGATGGACAAGATGGTCGCAAATACCTTGACTGGTATCGCTCACTTCCATGAGGTTCCTGGCGAAGGGACGATGGACTTTGCCTCCGGTTTCAAGGCGCTGACAGATAACGGTTTCTCCGGTTATGCGTCGGTGGAGCTATATCATCACGTTGCGTCGTGGGAGAAGGCGATGAACGATAGCTTTAAGCATCTATCGCAGTTTTTGTAG
- a CDS encoding lipocalin-like domain-containing protein — protein sequence MKRIGLVLVTLLVLVAVGWWQRPERPVAATGSLLGMLSDENTAGYALATEAGGVRFPRDLGPHNDYQGEWWYYTGNLATADGRLFGYQLTFFRRALAPPGKMAATADASSWRTGQVYSAHFAVSDIAKRAFYPAEKFSREAVGLAGARAQPYAVWLEDWYVREAEHNSIQIVAKTDHATVDLSLRPTLPPILHGNEGLSTKGEQAGNATYYYSIVRQETQGTVTVDGEKFAVSGLSWNDHEYGSSALGAEDVGWDWFSLQFDNGTALMMFQIRESNGSVKPASSGSFIASDGTVTHLGLSDWRLTTKDRWTSHRGGATYPIRWEIEINRIGLTLSGAALMPNQESPLSTTYWEGAVAFDGHYRDTPIKGRGYVEMTGYSRSPQ from the coding sequence ATGAAAAGGATAGGTTTGGTTCTTGTTACGCTTCTTGTTTTGGTGGCGGTAGGGTGGTGGCAACGGCCGGAAAGGCCAGTAGCGGCTACTGGATCCTTACTTGGCATGTTGTCCGACGAAAATACGGCTGGATATGCCTTGGCCACCGAAGCGGGTGGCGTTAGATTTCCACGCGACCTCGGGCCGCACAACGATTACCAAGGTGAATGGTGGTATTACACCGGAAATCTGGCAACCGCTGATGGGAGGCTATTTGGGTACCAGCTCACCTTTTTCCGCCGGGCTTTGGCGCCTCCTGGGAAGATGGCAGCCACTGCCGACGCATCCTCGTGGCGTACTGGTCAAGTCTATTCAGCGCACTTCGCCGTGAGCGACATTGCTAAGAGAGCGTTTTATCCTGCAGAGAAATTTAGCCGGGAGGCGGTGGGGCTAGCCGGCGCCAGGGCGCAACCCTATGCAGTGTGGTTGGAAGACTGGTACGTGCGCGAAGCAGAACATAATTCGATCCAGATTGTAGCGAAAACGGACCACGCTACTGTTGATCTGAGCCTGCGTCCCACCCTACCTCCTATTCTGCACGGAAATGAGGGGCTAAGTACCAAAGGTGAGCAAGCTGGAAACGCCACGTACTACTATTCGATAGTGCGGCAGGAGACACAGGGAACCGTGACGGTTGATGGCGAGAAATTCGCCGTTAGTGGTCTGAGTTGGAACGATCACGAGTACGGTAGTAGTGCTTTGGGTGCCGAAGATGTCGGTTGGGACTGGTTCTCGCTGCAATTTGATAATGGGACAGCCTTGATGATGTTTCAGATTCGGGAATCTAATGGGAGTGTGAAGCCAGCATCTAGTGGTTCTTTCATCGCCAGCGATGGCACTGTAACCCATCTGGGGTTATCCGATTGGCGCTTGACAACCAAGGATCGTTGGACGAGCCACCGTGGTGGCGCCACGTATCCCATTCGGTGGGAAATCGAGATCAATCGGATAGGCTTGACGCTTTCCGGGGCCGCCTTGATGCCTAATCAGGAATCGCCGCTATCAACTACCTATTGGGAGGGGGCGGTGGCGTTTGACGGACATTATCGGGATACACCCATCAAGGGTCGGGGCTATGTTGAAATGACGGGCTATTCGCGATCGCCGCAGTGA
- a CDS encoding FtsX-like permease family protein yields the protein MKNRTAFAYLPLWRTAWRRARQRPFQYILLILGIALGVAMIVAIDLSNCSAQRALDISADAVMGKATHRVVGGRDGSLDQQVYLDIRKQGYDFSAPVIEGYVLAPKMGNRVMRLMGVDPFAEPPFRPDIWRQQDLQAASNFLIRPNGVILSRDVATEYHLAPGDSFTLQVEGTPTTVSLVGLITPVDAITGQRLRDLVLADIATAQELFHMPDKFSHIDLIIKDQATAMQIKQRLPSSVRLEPAAAQNNAMKQMMTGFTVNLTAMSLIALLVGTFLIYNTVTFNVVQRRRLFGMLRCLGVTRDQLFWLVMTETLVAALLGSGLGLLFGVWLGESLIGLVTQSINDLYFVVNVREVALSTESLLKGLVIGIIAALLAALPPAVEAMRSTPANTLRRSALEGKVTTLVPWLWAAGFGLGGFGALMLWWPGKNLVLAFIGFCAVLTAFALIAAPVARLVMLRVAPLLGRLFGPLGWMAPRDIVRSLSRTSVAIGALMTAVSVIVGVSLMVGSFRQTFASWLGMTLQTDIYVSAPSLVSTRPSGNLPADAVRILSEWPGVREAVTSRFAAVFAPDWGREVDLTAVSGDISDGKRPYRWIGGDERTLWQRFSAGEGVMISEPLVSRQNLRTPPEPITLMTDSGPRTFPVLAIYSDYTSDQGVVLMDQATYRSRWHDVDVTTMALFLKPGVSVDGLLNQLHATFAGRKDIVIQSSRSLREAALATFDRSFAVTRALQLVATTVAFIGVLGALLSLALERAHELGVFRAIGMSRRQLWRLVCLAAGLMGGMAGLIALPAGFVLAWILIHIINVRSFGWTLEMQFEFKYFGQAFLVAVVAALAAGVYPAWRSARLSIASAIREE from the coding sequence ATGAAAAACCGCACGGCGTTTGCCTATCTACCGCTTTGGAGAACGGCTTGGCGCCGGGCGCGCCAAAGGCCGTTTCAATATATTCTTTTGATCCTAGGAATTGCCCTAGGGGTGGCCATGATCGTGGCTATTGACCTGTCCAATTGCTCAGCCCAACGCGCTCTTGACATCTCCGCCGACGCCGTCATGGGAAAAGCTACACATCGCGTGGTTGGCGGCCGTGACGGCAGCCTCGACCAACAGGTCTACCTGGATATTCGCAAACAAGGATATGATTTTTCCGCTCCGGTGATTGAAGGATATGTGTTGGCTCCCAAAATGGGAAATCGCGTCATGCGATTGATGGGGGTCGACCCTTTTGCGGAGCCACCTTTTCGCCCCGATATATGGAGACAGCAAGATCTTCAGGCGGCAAGTAATTTTCTCATCCGGCCGAATGGCGTCATTCTAAGTCGAGATGTGGCGACAGAGTATCATTTGGCACCGGGTGACAGCTTCACACTACAAGTGGAAGGCACACCCACCACCGTCTCCTTGGTGGGCCTCATTACACCAGTAGATGCAATTACAGGACAACGGTTACGAGACCTAGTCCTCGCCGATATTGCCACCGCTCAAGAGCTGTTTCACATGCCTGACAAATTTAGTCACATCGACTTGATAATCAAAGATCAGGCCACTGCCATGCAGATCAAGCAAAGGTTGCCGAGCAGTGTCCGTCTAGAGCCGGCGGCTGCTCAAAACAATGCCATGAAACAGATGATGACAGGCTTTACTGTCAATCTGACCGCCATGAGTTTGATCGCTTTGCTTGTTGGCACATTTCTGATCTACAACACCGTAACGTTCAATGTTGTGCAACGCCGTCGGCTGTTTGGCATGTTGCGCTGTCTGGGTGTCACTCGTGACCAGTTGTTTTGGCTGGTAATGACTGAAACCCTCGTCGCGGCACTGCTCGGCAGCGGATTGGGCCTCTTGTTCGGAGTTTGGCTCGGCGAAAGCTTAATTGGCCTCGTGACTCAATCCATCAATGATCTCTACTTTGTCGTCAATGTACGTGAGGTGGCTTTGTCGACTGAAAGTCTGTTGAAAGGACTGGTCATCGGCATCATTGCTGCGCTATTAGCCGCCCTGCCGCCTGCTGTAGAAGCGATGCGCAGCACCCCGGCCAATACCTTGCGTCGATCAGCCCTAGAAGGCAAAGTAACCACGCTCGTACCGTGGTTGTGGGCTGCGGGGTTCGGTTTGGGTGGCTTTGGCGCATTAATGTTGTGGTGGCCGGGCAAGAACTTGGTCTTGGCGTTCATTGGTTTCTGTGCCGTTCTAACTGCTTTTGCGCTGATAGCGGCGCCGGTGGCCCGGTTAGTGATGTTGCGCGTAGCTCCTCTGCTCGGCCGCTTGTTCGGTCCACTGGGATGGATGGCCCCGCGAGATATCGTGCGCTCACTGAGCCGAACCTCTGTCGCTATTGGCGCTTTGATGACGGCCGTCTCGGTGATTGTCGGCGTCTCGCTGATGGTGGGTTCATTTCGGCAAACGTTCGCCAGCTGGCTCGGGATGACGTTGCAAACGGATATCTACGTGTCTGCACCTTCCTTAGTTTCCACTCGCCCCAGCGGTAATTTGCCAGCGGATGCCGTTCGGATTTTGAGTGAATGGCCGGGCGTACGTGAGGCAGTTACGAGTCGTTTTGCGGCCGTCTTTGCCCCCGACTGGGGGCGAGAGGTCGACCTGACCGCAGTCTCGGGCGATATATCTGACGGCAAGCGGCCGTATCGCTGGATTGGCGGTGACGAGCGGACGCTGTGGCAGCGCTTCTCGGCCGGCGAAGGAGTAATGATATCGGAGCCATTGGTATCACGGCAAAATTTGCGGACTCCGCCGGAGCCGATAACGCTGATGACGGACTCGGGACCCCGAACATTCCCCGTTTTAGCGATTTATTCCGATTACACCTCAGATCAAGGGGTGGTACTGATGGATCAGGCGACCTATCGGTCCCGTTGGCACGACGTCGATGTGACGACCATGGCTCTCTTTTTGAAACCGGGTGTCAGTGTCGATGGATTGCTGAATCAACTGCACGCAACATTCGCGGGCCGAAAAGATATTGTGATTCAATCGAGCCGTAGTCTTCGCGAAGCGGCACTGGCTACTTTTGATCGCAGCTTTGCTGTGACCCGTGCATTACAATTGGTGGCCACAACGGTCGCCTTTATTGGAGTATTAGGCGCTTTGCTGAGTTTGGCGTTGGAACGAGCACATGAATTGGGCGTTTTTCGTGCAATTGGCATGAGCCGACGTCAACTGTGGAGATTGGTTTGCCTTGCGGCCGGCCTAATGGGTGGGATGGCTGGTTTGATAGCGCTGCCGGCGGGCTTTGTATTGGCGTGGATTCTCATTCACATTATTAACGTCCGCTCATTTGGTTGGACTCTGGAGATGCAGTTTGAATTTAAGTACTTTGGCCAGGCCTTCTTAGTGGCAGTGGTCGCTGCGCTGGCGGCGGGTGTCTATCCCGCTTGGCGCTCGGCGCGGTTGAGCATTGCCTCGGCTATTCGAGAAGAGTAA
- a CDS encoding ABC transporter ATP-binding protein has protein sequence MSQPPLVQLRDLSRSFQEGAAERHVLDHVNADFEPGQFVVLLGHSGSGKSTLLNLISGIEQPTAGDVIIGNFNITKMRERERTLFRRDQIGFVFQFFNLIPTLTVLENITLPQELAGVPQRKAANAARDLLEKVDMAGRERVLTDKLSGGEQQRVAICRALAHNPVLVLADEPTGNLDNKTGDKVLELLLELTRQAGKTLIMATHNPAVVYQADRVLYLHGGKLVPDLAEETEVSDRIGSGRIM, from the coding sequence ATGAGCCAGCCTCCCCTTGTTCAGCTGAGGGACTTAAGCCGGAGTTTCCAAGAAGGCGCAGCCGAGCGCCACGTCCTAGACCACGTCAATGCTGATTTTGAACCAGGCCAGTTTGTGGTGCTATTGGGTCATAGCGGCAGCGGCAAAAGCACGCTGCTCAACCTCATCAGTGGCATCGAACAACCGACCGCAGGTGACGTCATAATCGGCAACTTTAATATCACCAAAATGCGTGAGCGCGAGAGAACGCTTTTCCGGCGCGATCAGATCGGTTTCGTTTTCCAATTCTTTAACCTTATACCCACTCTTACGGTGCTCGAAAACATTACCTTGCCTCAAGAGCTAGCTGGGGTGCCGCAACGAAAAGCGGCGAATGCCGCTCGCGACTTATTGGAAAAAGTGGATATGGCCGGTCGTGAAAGGGTTCTCACCGATAAACTCTCGGGTGGAGAACAACAACGGGTGGCCATTTGTCGGGCGTTGGCGCACAATCCGGTCCTGGTCCTCGCCGATGAACCCACGGGTAACCTCGACAACAAAACAGGAGATAAGGTATTGGAACTTCTGCTTGAGCTCACGCGCCAAGCAGGTAAGACATTGATCATGGCTACACACAATCCGGCAGTGGTTTATCAGGCTGACCGAGTTCTCTATTTGCATGGCGGTAAATTGGTGCCCGATTTGGCCGAAGAAACCGAAGTGAGCGACCGGATCGGCTCGGGTCGGATTATGTGA
- the mscL gene encoding large-conductance mechanosensitive channel protein MscL: MFRGFKAFLSRGNIVDLAVAVVIGTAFTALVTKFTDSIITPLINRVGVNQQTNLGALRISIGGGQAIDLNIVLSAAINFLLIAVVVYFLVVLPYTTLRKRGEVAQADADHIGAQVVLLAEIRDLLAQSNGAPSGRHVGAADLTPPPNHEPRADT; encoded by the coding sequence ATGTTCAGAGGGTTCAAGGCGTTTCTCTCGCGGGGCAACATCGTCGACCTGGCCGTCGCGGTGGTTATCGGTACCGCGTTCACCGCGTTGGTCACCAAGTTCACCGACAGCATCATTACGCCGTTGATCAATCGGGTCGGCGTCAACCAACAGACCAATCTCGGCGCCTTGCGGATCAGCATCGGGGGCGGTCAAGCCATCGACTTAAACATCGTGCTGTCAGCCGCGATCAACTTCTTGCTGATCGCTGTGGTGGTGTACTTCCTGGTCGTGCTGCCCTACACCACGCTACGCAAGCGCGGTGAGGTCGCGCAGGCCGACGCCGACCACATCGGGGCCCAAGTCGTCCTACTCGCCGAAATCCGTGATCTTCTCGCCCAAAGCAACGGGGCCCCGTCCGGCAGGCACGTCGGTGCAGCTGATCTGACGCCACCCCCAAACCACGAACCTCGCGCGGACACCTGA